One window of the Salvelinus sp. IW2-2015 linkage group LG10, ASM291031v2, whole genome shotgun sequence genome contains the following:
- the LOC111969253 gene encoding UPF0547 protein C16orf87 homolog yields MYCRNKFYGVEVGCFQRNHRIRKQNMSVNKAKKVKMATKSCPECDQQIPVACKSCPCGYVFISRKLLNAKLNERSSPAIDKLDAKRRRTERIRREKINSPSTNDMENRRRCRSNSQSDQIRRGRGRPKTVGLKKQEEEKEKFEKEVDIYANLSDEKAFVFSVALAEINRKILGQRLIL; encoded by the exons ATGTATTGCAGAAATAAGTTTTACGGCGTTGAAGTAGGCTGTTTTCAAAGGAATCATCGGATAAGGAAACAGAATATGTCGGTAaataaagcaaagaaagtaaaaatgGCTACCAAATCATGTCCTGAGTGCGACCAACAG ATTCCAGTTGCTTGCAAGTCTTGTCCCTGTGGCTATGTATTCATTAGTCGAAAGCTTCTAAATGCCAAACTGAATGAGAGATCATCACCAGCAATAG ACAAGTTGGATGCAAAGAGGAGGAGAACTGAAAGAATTCGCAGAGAGAAGATCAACTCTCCGTCAACCAATGACATGGAGAACAGAAGGCGATGCCGCTCCAACAGCCAATCGGATCAGATCCGGAGAGGGCGGGGCAGGCCAAAGACAGTTGGGCTGaagaagcaggaggaggagaaag AAAAATTTGAGAAAGAAGTTGATATCTATGCCAACCTCTCAGATGAGAAAGCATTTGTGTTTTCGGTGGCATTGGCCGAGATCAACCGAAAGATCCTGGGCCAAAGACTGATCCTATAG